One Methanofollis sp. DNA window includes the following coding sequences:
- a CDS encoding chorismate synthase: protein MNTFGRFFRVTTFGESHGPAIGAVIDGVPPGLHLAAEDIQPMLDRRRPGGPLASPRKEPDAVEILSGVFEGRTTGTPIALLIRNRDVRSGDYDALRDVFRPGHADYTYLQKYGLRDHRGGGRSSGRETAARVAAGAVAVAVLKTYGIAVAGSVREVHGKTDPAEMEAEVRAAAAAGDSVGGIVEVRASGVPPGLGSPVFDKLDAAIAGALMGIGAVKGVEIGEGFAAARLYGSENNDAMDASGFLSNHAGGVLGGISTGQEIVVRLAVKPTPSIALPQRTVDVRGEEREIVIEGRHDPCIAFRLVPVAEAMLALVLVDALLEQAAYGGPARD from the coding sequence ATGAACACCTTCGGGAGGTTTTTCAGGGTGACGACTTTCGGGGAGAGCCACGGCCCCGCGATCGGCGCCGTCATCGACGGCGTCCCGCCTGGCCTCCACCTCGCCGCGGAGGACATTCAGCCGATGCTCGACCGCCGCCGTCCCGGCGGCCCCCTCGCCTCGCCGCGGAAGGAGCCCGACGCCGTCGAGATCCTCTCCGGCGTCTTCGAGGGAAGGACCACCGGCACGCCCATCGCCCTGCTGATCAGGAACAGGGACGTGCGGAGCGGCGACTACGACGCCCTCCGCGATGTCTTCCGCCCCGGCCACGCCGACTACACGTACCTGCAGAAGTACGGCCTCCGTGACCACCGGGGCGGCGGCCGGAGTTCGGGCCGGGAGACGGCGGCGCGGGTCGCGGCCGGCGCGGTGGCGGTTGCGGTCCTGAAGACATATGGGATTGCGGTCGCCGGGTCTGTCCGCGAGGTGCACGGAAAGACCGACCCTGCGGAGATGGAGGCCGAGGTGCGGGCGGCCGCTGCGGCCGGCGACTCTGTCGGCGGCATCGTCGAGGTCCGGGCCTCGGGCGTCCCGCCCGGCCTCGGCAGTCCGGTCTTCGACAAACTCGACGCCGCCATCGCCGGGGCATTGATGGGGATCGGGGCGGTGAAGGGCGTCGAGATCGGCGAGGGCTTTGCCGCCGCACGTCTCTATGGCTCGGAGAACAACGACGCCATGGACGCCTCGGGCTTCCTCTCCAACCATGCAGGAGGCGTCCTTGGCGGCATCTCGACGGGGCAGGAGATCGTCGTCCGCCTGGCGGTGAAGCCGACGCCCTCCATCGCCCTCCCCCAGAGGACCGTGGACGTCCGCGGGGAGGAGAGGGAGATCGTCATCGAAGGGCGGCACGACCCCTGCATCGCCTTCCGTCTCGTCCCGGTCGCGGAGGCGATGCTCGCCCTCGTGCTCGTCGATGCCCTGCTGGAGCAGGCGGCATATGGCGGGCCAGCCCGGGATTAA
- a CDS encoding shikimate kinase, producing the protein MKVVLIGYRGAGKTTVGMMVARRLSLPFLDTDALVEERAGISIPAIFATAGEAAFRSLEREVIAGLADFRGVIATGGGAVLDPENVAALRRGGTAVLLEADPEEVITRTAASDRPSLTGLPPEEEVRALLRTRRPFYLAAADICAGSGGRRPDRVADEIIANLAGRPGPISLPVGFSLPPGETERLAALGPATGLYGIAGHPALHSRSPLLYNALFARYGMDARYTFFDHPDFGAVLDTARSLGVRGLSVTIPHKEAALAAADEADRHAAAIGAANTLVLCGDHVRASNTDWAGVRRPLEGVAAERAVVLGAGGAAAAAVYALLSLEYGVTVLARDAARAEALAARFGCESGAIRDIGRFRPEVVVHATPVGMAGDPRSLLAPEDLRPGTTIFDLVYTPKETPLLRTAAARGCRTIPGTEMFVYQACEQFLHMTGIRVEDRTVREVLGE; encoded by the coding sequence GTGAAGGTCGTCCTCATCGGGTACCGGGGCGCGGGCAAGACGACGGTTGGAATGATGGTGGCGCGGCGCCTCTCTCTCCCCTTCCTGGACACCGACGCCCTCGTCGAGGAGAGGGCCGGGATCTCGATCCCGGCGATCTTCGCCACCGCAGGGGAGGCGGCCTTCCGCTCCCTGGAGAGGGAGGTGATCGCCGGCCTCGCCGATTTCCGCGGCGTCATCGCCACGGGCGGCGGTGCGGTCCTCGACCCGGAGAACGTCGCGGCCCTCCGGAGGGGCGGCACCGCCGTCCTCCTGGAGGCGGACCCGGAAGAGGTCATCACGCGGACCGCGGCTTCTGACCGCCCCTCCCTCACCGGCCTTCCTCCCGAGGAGGAGGTGCGGGCCCTCCTCCGGACGCGGCGGCCCTTCTACCTCGCGGCCGCAGATATCTGTGCCGGGAGCGGTGGCCGCAGGCCTGACCGGGTCGCAGACGAGATCATCGCCAACCTTGCCGGGCGGCCAGGCCCCATCTCTCTCCCTGTGGGCTTCTCCCTTCCGCCCGGCGAGACGGAACGCCTCGCCGCCCTCGGCCCGGCGACCGGCCTGTACGGGATCGCCGGTCACCCGGCCCTGCACAGCAGGAGTCCCCTCCTGTACAATGCCCTCTTTGCCAGGTACGGCATGGACGCCCGGTACACCTTCTTCGACCACCCCGACTTCGGGGCGGTCCTCGATACCGCTCGCTCCCTCGGCGTCCGCGGCCTCTCGGTCACCATCCCCCACAAGGAGGCGGCCCTTGCGGCCGCGGACGAGGCCGACAGGCACGCGGCGGCGATCGGCGCCGCCAACACCCTCGTCCTCTGCGGGGATCATGTCAGGGCCTCGAACACCGACTGGGCCGGCGTGCGCCGCCCCCTCGAAGGGGTCGCCGCGGAGAGGGCCGTCGTCCTCGGTGCAGGCGGTGCGGCCGCGGCGGCGGTCTATGCCCTCCTGAGTCTGGAGTACGGGGTGACCGTCCTTGCCCGCGACGCCGCCAGGGCAGAGGCCCTTGCCGCCCGCTTCGGCTGCGAGTCAGGGGCGATCCGCGACATCGGCCGCTTCCGCCCCGAGGTCGTCGTCCACGCCACACCTGTCGGGATGGCGGGCGACCCCCGCTCCCTCCTTGCGCCCGAAGACCTGCGGCCCGGCACGACGATCTTCGACCTCGTCTACACGCCGAAGGAGACCCCCCTCCTCAGGACGGCGGCGGCCCGCGGCTGCCGCACCATCCCGGGGACCGAGATGTTTGTGTACCAGGCCTGCGAACAGTTCCTCCATATGACCGGGATCAGGGTGGAGGACAGGACCGTGCGGGAGGTGCTCGGGGAATGA
- a CDS encoding 3-dehydroquinate synthase II, whose amino-acid sequence MKRFWVDVRPWQKEIATAAIEAGADALVVERAGDARALGRIATVAPDGDLVPGADVVFAAVTPDAPLPQAKGALLVVSTPDWTVIPLENLVAASEEVFAVVRNADEAKLALGILEKGVAGVVLKTDDPAEVGRVAAAVQAAMPALALSPFTVTRVRPVGMGDRACIDTCSLLAEGQGMLVGNTSSGFLLVLAETAENPYVSPRPFRVNAGAVHAYLLGPDGKTAYLSEVRAGDAVLVADGAGATAGAAVGRVKIERRPLLLVEAEGRGGEKAGLVLQNAETVRLMGPDGPVSVAALKEGDRVLGLSLSGGRHFGMAVEETITET is encoded by the coding sequence ATGAAACGGTTCTGGGTTGACGTGCGGCCGTGGCAAAAGGAGATTGCCACGGCGGCGATCGAGGCCGGGGCCGATGCCCTGGTGGTGGAGAGGGCCGGCGATGCCCGCGCCCTCGGGCGGATCGCCACGGTCGCCCCTGACGGCGACCTGGTGCCGGGCGCGGACGTCGTCTTCGCGGCGGTGACGCCCGACGCACCGCTCCCGCAGGCAAAAGGCGCCCTCCTTGTCGTCTCCACTCCGGACTGGACGGTGATCCCCCTCGAAAACCTGGTCGCCGCCTCTGAGGAGGTCTTCGCCGTCGTCAGGAATGCCGACGAGGCGAAACTCGCCCTCGGCATCCTGGAAAAAGGGGTCGCCGGCGTCGTTCTCAAGACCGACGACCCCGCGGAGGTCGGCAGGGTGGCGGCCGCCGTGCAGGCGGCGATGCCGGCCCTCGCCCTATCTCCCTTCACTGTCACGCGGGTCCGCCCTGTCGGGATGGGCGACCGCGCCTGCATCGACACCTGCTCCCTCCTTGCCGAGGGGCAGGGGATGCTCGTCGGCAACACCTCGTCGGGATTCCTCCTCGTCCTTGCCGAGACGGCCGAGAACCCGTACGTCTCGCCGCGGCCCTTCAGGGTGAACGCGGGCGCGGTCCATGCCTACCTCCTCGGCCCTGACGGGAAGACCGCCTACCTCTCCGAGGTGCGGGCCGGGGACGCCGTCCTCGTCGCCGACGGTGCCGGCGCCACGGCCGGGGCCGCGGTCGGCCGGGTGAAGATCGAGCGCCGCCCCCTCCTCCTCGTCGAGGCGGAGGGCAGGGGCGGGGAGAAGGCCGGGCTCGTCCTCCAGAACGCGGAGACGGTCCGGCTGATGGGGCCCGACGGCCCCGTCTCTGTCGCCGCCCTGAAGGAGGGCGACCGCGTCCTCGGCCTCTCCCTCTCCGGCGGCCGGCACTTCGGCATGGCCGTCGAAGAGACGATCACGGAGACCTGA
- a CDS encoding MFS transporter gives MQTPPALNAHQQRPIIFIIALAAFMGALDTSIVNISLPSIATYFHEDIGDVSRVVMSYGLVIACLLLVFGKLGDGHGFRKVYIGGFAVFTVGSLLCDLSMTLGHLVDFRLLQGLGAAALEAVGPAMIAHYLPQTVRGTLATAVFLLYASLTTESGLFVIVLALALLGATSGLYFPPNMNQVLGQSPKGEEGVASSVMQTAKNIGDVLGVAVFGTVFIQAIVSAFAHRDRGRSPHPGFPCRLHCRGGGLRHCRRPLPHGAGQAEGMSLTPLFSRSGTAQCIRD, from the coding sequence ATGCAGACACCGCCGGCCCTCAACGCCCACCAGCAACGCCCGATCATCTTCATCATCGCCCTGGCAGCATTCATGGGCGCCCTCGACACCAGCATCGTGAACATCTCCCTCCCGTCCATAGCCACCTACTTCCACGAGGACATCGGGGACGTCTCCCGGGTGGTGATGAGTTACGGCCTCGTCATCGCCTGCCTCCTCCTGGTCTTCGGGAAACTCGGCGACGGGCACGGGTTCAGGAAGGTGTACATCGGCGGCTTTGCCGTTTTCACCGTCGGGTCCCTCCTCTGCGACCTCTCCATGACCCTCGGTCACCTCGTCGATTTCCGCCTTCTTCAGGGCCTCGGAGCAGCGGCCCTCGAGGCCGTCGGCCCGGCGATGATCGCCCATTACCTGCCGCAGACGGTCCGCGGCACCCTGGCCACCGCAGTCTTCCTCCTGTATGCATCCCTCACCACAGAGAGCGGTCTCTTCGTCATCGTCCTCGCCCTCGCCCTCCTCGGGGCAACGAGCGGCCTGTACTTCCCGCCGAACATGAACCAGGTCCTTGGCCAGAGCCCGAAAGGGGAGGAAGGTGTCGCTTCGAGCGTCATGCAGACCGCGAAGAACATCGGCGACGTCCTCGGGGTCGCAGTCTTCGGTACAGTCTTCATCCAGGCGATCGTCAGCGCCTTCGCACACAGAGATCGCGGCCGCAGCCCTCATCCCGGGTTTCCATGCCGCCTTCATTGCCGGGGCGGTGGCCTGCGCCATTGCCGCCGCCCTCTCCCTCATGGCGCGGGACAGGCAGAGGGCATGAGCCTCACCCCTCTTTTTTCCCGATCGGGCACTGCGCAATGTATTCGAGATTGA
- a CDS encoding type I 3-dehydroquinate dehydratase, which yields MPSPDDLRAIERDLRSYGDIPKIAVTPASAHDLLDFLSFTLDAEKPIITTVMGGEFRYARTFLPFFGSETVYCHIGTPTAEGQYDIRELEQVQELLAYR from the coding sequence ATGCCCTCTCCCGACGACCTCCGGGCCATCGAGCGGGACCTCAGGTCGTACGGCGACATCCCGAAGATCGCCGTCACCCCGGCGTCCGCCCACGACCTCCTCGACTTCCTCTCCTTCACCCTCGACGCGGAGAAGCCCATCATCACGACAGTGATGGGCGGGGAGTTCAGGTACGCCCGCACCTTCCTCCCCTTCTTCGGGTCGGAGACGGTCTACTGCCACATCGGCACCCCCACGGCAGAGGGGCAGTACGACATCAGGGAACTGGAGCAGGTGCAGGAGTTGCTCGCGTACAGGTGA
- a CDS encoding 2-amino-3,7-dideoxy-D-threo-hept-6-ulosonate synthase: protein MIGKAIRLERIMDRNTGRTVIVPMDHGFTMGQIEGLKRMPEAVSAVSKGGANAIVMHKGMVKAGHRGRGRDIGLIVHLSASTSLNPDPDDKVLVCTVEEAVALGADAVSIHINLGAAHESRMIEAAGMVSKECTRWGMPLLVMIYPRGKGIDPRSPSAVGHCVRVAEEIGADLIKTSYTGDPASFSEICAACSVPILIAGGEKAGDLATLTTIRDAVNAGAAGVAIGRNAFQRDDPAAFVRALCKVVHGGADPKDALEGR from the coding sequence ATGATTGGAAAGGCGATCAGGCTGGAGCGGATCATGGACCGGAACACCGGGAGGACGGTCATCGTCCCGATGGACCACGGTTTCACGATGGGGCAGATCGAGGGGCTGAAGAGGATGCCAGAGGCGGTTTCCGCCGTCTCCAAGGGCGGGGCGAACGCGATCGTGATGCACAAGGGGATGGTGAAGGCCGGTCACCGCGGCCGCGGCCGGGACATCGGGCTTATCGTCCACCTTTCTGCCTCGACCTCCCTGAACCCCGACCCCGACGACAAGGTGCTCGTCTGCACAGTCGAGGAGGCGGTCGCCCTCGGTGCGGACGCCGTCTCCATCCATATCAACCTCGGGGCGGCGCACGAGTCCAGGATGATCGAGGCGGCTGGCATGGTCTCGAAGGAGTGCACCCGCTGGGGCATGCCCCTCCTGGTGATGATCTACCCGCGGGGCAAGGGGATAGACCCGCGGTCGCCGTCGGCCGTCGGCCACTGCGTGCGGGTCGCCGAGGAGATCGGCGCCGACCTGATCAAGACGAGTTACACGGGCGACCCCGCCTCTTTCTCGGAGATCTGCGCCGCCTGCTCTGTCCCTATCCTCATCGCTGGCGGTGAAAAGGCCGGCGATCTCGCCACCCTGACGACGATCAGGGACGCGGTCAATGCCGGGGCGGCAGGCGTCGCTATCGGGAGGAATGCCTTCCAGCGCGACGACCCGGCGGCCTTTGTCAGGGCGCTCTGCAAGGTCGTCCACGGCGGCGCCGACCCGAAGGACGCGCTGGAGGGGAGATGA
- a CDS encoding prephenate dehydratase domain-containing protein, whose amino-acid sequence MPGRKVSLAALGPEGTFSHALARHLADEVVLLPTIGAVFAHVAAGKGDGLVPIENSEAGGVGPALDGLLRHNVFITAEVYVPIRFHLASFVKITEIDTIYAHPQAHEQCSGRVDALGVPVVHTPSNAASARAVRPGTAAAAVTTAEAAALCGIPVVAGNVQDAEENTTRFVVISTEPYQGRDAGKCSVLLDPKADRAGLLADLLAVFARLGINLTRIESRPAKRGMGRYVFFIDGEVGPAWVGAVADLSSLAVVKEFGCYPRLEAAGWR is encoded by the coding sequence ATGCCTGGCAGAAAAGTGAGCCTCGCGGCCCTCGGGCCGGAGGGCACCTTCTCCCATGCCCTTGCCCGGCACCTCGCCGACGAGGTCGTGCTCCTCCCGACCATCGGCGCCGTCTTCGCGCATGTCGCCGCGGGAAAGGGCGACGGCCTTGTCCCGATCGAGAACAGCGAGGCCGGCGGCGTCGGCCCCGCCCTCGACGGCCTGCTGCGCCACAATGTCTTCATCACCGCGGAGGTGTACGTGCCGATCAGGTTCCACCTCGCCTCTTTCGTGAAAATCACGGAGATCGACACCATCTACGCCCACCCGCAGGCCCATGAGCAGTGTTCGGGCCGTGTCGACGCCCTCGGCGTGCCTGTGGTCCACACACCCTCGAACGCGGCGAGCGCCCGGGCTGTACGGCCGGGCACGGCCGCGGCGGCGGTCACCACAGCAGAGGCCGCCGCACTGTGCGGGATCCCCGTCGTCGCCGGCAATGTCCAGGACGCGGAGGAGAACACGACACGCTTCGTCGTCATCTCGACAGAGCCGTACCAGGGCCGTGATGCCGGGAAGTGCTCCGTCCTCCTCGACCCGAAGGCCGACCGGGCCGGCCTCCTCGCCGACCTGCTTGCGGTCTTCGCGCGTCTGGGGATCAACCTGACCAGGATCGAGTCCAGGCCCGCAAAGAGGGGGATGGGGCGGTACGTCTTCTTCATCGATGGGGAAGTCGGGCCTGCATGGGTCGGGGCCGTTGCCGACCTCTCCTCTCTCGCGGTCGTGAAGGAGTTCGGGTGCTACCCGCGCCTGGAGGCGGCAGGATGGAGGTGA
- a CDS encoding prephenate dehydrogenase/arogenate dehydrogenase family protein, with protein MRIGIIGGRGGMGTLFSRIFSDAGHEVLVSGRATPLSNADLVRACEVVIVSVPIRSTVPVIREIAPLLSGDQLLCDFTSLKAASVAAMLETRADVLGLHPMFGPSVSSLQNQTIVACPARVAPGRADVLLAVFREAGAKVTTMDPLEHDRLMAVVQGLTHFTTLSLAGAMRRLSVDLPALLSVTSPVYQIEMAVIGRILGQDPGLYGPILGENPAVPEVLDAFEAAAAEVRGAVESGDDEVFARLFNKDAAFFADYIPHATEDSEALIRCLAEK; from the coding sequence ATGCGCATCGGGATCATCGGCGGGAGGGGCGGGATGGGCACTCTCTTCTCCCGGATCTTCTCAGACGCCGGCCACGAGGTGCTCGTCTCGGGCCGGGCGACTCCTCTCTCGAATGCCGACCTTGTACGAGCCTGTGAGGTCGTCATCGTCTCCGTCCCGATCCGGAGCACGGTCCCGGTGATCCGGGAGATTGCCCCTCTCCTCTCCGGGGACCAGCTCCTCTGCGACTTCACTTCCCTCAAGGCGGCGTCCGTGGCGGCGATGCTGGAGACGAGGGCCGACGTCCTCGGCCTCCACCCGATGTTCGGGCCGTCCGTGTCCTCCCTGCAGAACCAGACGATCGTCGCCTGCCCGGCGCGGGTCGCGCCGGGGCGGGCAGACGTTCTCCTCGCCGTCTTCAGGGAGGCAGGGGCGAAGGTGACGACGATGGACCCCCTGGAGCACGACAGGCTGATGGCTGTGGTCCAGGGCCTCACCCACTTCACCACTCTCTCCCTTGCCGGGGCGATGCGACGCCTCTCGGTGGACCTCCCGGCCCTTCTCTCTGTCACGAGTCCTGTCTACCAGATCGAGATGGCGGTGATCGGGCGGATACTCGGGCAGGACCCCGGACTGTACGGCCCGATCCTGGGGGAGAACCCTGCCGTCCCCGAAGTCCTCGACGCCTTTGAGGCCGCCGCGGCCGAAGTCCGCGGGGCGGTGGAGAGCGGAGACGACGAGGTCTTCGCCCGCCTCTTCAACAAGGACGCCGCCTTCTTTGCCGATTACATCCCGCATGCGACCGAAGACTCGGAGGCTCTGATACGATGCCTGGCAGAAAAGTGA
- a CDS encoding 2-amino-3,7-dideoxy-D-threo-hept-6-ulosonate synthase → MRGKQIRLERIMDRNTGRTIIVPMDHGVTAGPMPGLIDMGRTVDLVAEGGANAVLGHLGLPLYGHRRWGRDIGLILHLSASTSAGPDPNEKVIVNTVTNALKMGADAVSVHINIGAASEAKMLADLGKVAVECMEWGMPLLAMMYPRGPKIDDEKSVEMVSLAARAGAELGADIIKTVYTGDPDTFREVTLGCPVPVVVAGGSKTDDAATLALIEGAMEGGAAGISIGRNAFQHPHPDRFVRAAAAIVHGGRSAEEAMEMMKE, encoded by the coding sequence ATGAGAGGAAAACAGATTAGGTTGGAACGTATTATGGATCGTAACACCGGCAGGACGATCATCGTCCCGATGGACCATGGTGTTACGGCAGGGCCCATGCCAGGGCTCATCGATATGGGACGGACCGTCGACCTCGTCGCCGAAGGCGGCGCAAACGCAGTGCTCGGCCATCTCGGCCTTCCCCTGTACGGCCACCGCCGGTGGGGGAGGGACATCGGGCTGATCCTTCACCTCTCGGCCTCGACGTCTGCCGGGCCCGACCCGAACGAGAAGGTGATCGTCAACACGGTCACGAACGCCCTGAAGATGGGTGCGGACGCGGTCTCGGTACACATCAATATCGGGGCCGCCTCTGAGGCGAAGATGCTCGCCGACCTCGGGAAGGTCGCGGTCGAGTGCATGGAGTGGGGGATGCCCCTCCTCGCGATGATGTACCCCCGCGGGCCGAAGATAGACGACGAGAAGAGCGTCGAGATGGTGAGTCTTGCCGCCCGCGCCGGCGCCGAACTCGGGGCCGACATCATCAAGACGGTGTACACCGGCGACCCCGACACCTTCAGGGAGGTGACCCTGGGGTGCCCGGTGCCGGTCGTCGTGGCCGGCGGGTCGAAGACGGACGACGCCGCGACCCTTGCCCTCATCGAGGGGGCGATGGAGGGCGGGGCCGCCGGGATCTCGATCGGGAGGAACGCCTTCCAGCACCCGCACCCCGACCGCTTTGTCAGGGCGGCGGCGGCGATCGTGCATGGCGGCAGGAGTGCGGAAGAAGCGATGGAGATGATGAAGGAATGA
- a CDS encoding winged helix-turn-helix transcriptional regulator — protein sequence MQKTPTIFFAGILIILLVLSPAAARITVEPGSAEVPPGGIDVDDEEFAPTWQVPPVRLLTTYILIYCPLLAFPADLIYSSGLLAYLGYRIAPPTVPENRKKIHACIRDQPGISASRIAGITGISRGTVAYHISRLQAGGMIKKVQNRGNVGFFIAADDNTTDKEYTLLHMQNSTEREILFLLLDTPELSQSEIADAIGISRPAVSWHMKRLDFDGVVESFRNGRGTYYRLMPDIPDILKKENKDQAISRDSGRASA from the coding sequence ATGCAAAAAACACCCACCATTTTCTTTGCAGGCATACTCATCATTCTTCTCGTCCTGAGTCCGGCAGCGGCAAGAATTACCGTCGAGCCAGGGTCGGCAGAAGTGCCCCCGGGGGGGATTGATGTGGACGACGAAGAGTTCGCGCCGACCTGGCAGGTTCCGCCGGTGCGACTCCTCACCACGTATATTCTGATTTATTGTCCCCTCCTCGCGTTCCCTGCCGACCTGATCTATTCTTCCGGTCTCCTGGCATACCTGGGCTACCGGATCGCCCCCCCCACGGTCCCCGAGAACAGGAAAAAGATCCATGCGTGCATCAGGGACCAGCCGGGCATCTCCGCCTCGCGGATAGCAGGGATAACCGGGATCAGCCGCGGGACGGTCGCATATCATATCTCCCGCCTGCAAGCGGGAGGGATGATCAAAAAAGTACAGAACAGGGGCAATGTCGGTTTCTTCATCGCTGCCGACGATAACACCACAGATAAAGAGTACACTCTCCTCCATATGCAGAACTCCACAGAGAGAGAGATCCTTTTTCTTCTTCTCGACACGCCCGAACTCTCGCAGTCCGAGATCGCGGATGCAATCGGCATCTCCCGGCCGGCGGTCTCCTGGCATATGAAACGGCTCGACTTCGACGGTGTTGTCGAATCGTTCAGAAACGGCAGGGGTACATATTACCGCCTCATGCCGGATATCCCGGACATTCTCAAGAAAGAGAACAAGGACCAGGCGATTAGCCGGGATTCTGGCAGGGCATCTGCCTGA
- the aroA gene encoding 3-phosphoshikimate 1-carboxyvinyltransferase gives MEVTLSRRRGVDVTVTAPPSKSLTHRALVTAALAEGESRILGPLRSGDTARTREGLAALGVGTTDDGDDVLVRGCGGVLPLEGPVTVDAGDSGTSLRFLAGLATLSPWPVTLTGSLRMQERPVGPLGDAIAALGGSVAYEKKPGCPPVTVTGPVRGGAAAMRGDVSSQFISALLIAAPCYAEGLDLSLTTPPVSASYLDLTAAVMGAFGVPVERGGEDRFIVRPGLYRGRPYSVEGDWSSASYFFAIAAVCGGRVAVRNLDLSSLQGDRLFLDALVRMGCRVRAAENTVILESDGDLDGITIDMAASPDTVQTLAAVAAFARGPTTIAGISHLRYKESDRVAAVVRVLRGLGSRVAVEEDALTITPTPLWGGVVDPANDHRTAMSAAVIGLGAGNVKILHAECVDKSFPGFWDSLQGAGLL, from the coding sequence ATGGAGGTGACCCTCTCCCGCCGCCGGGGTGTCGACGTCACCGTCACGGCCCCGCCCTCGAAGAGCCTCACCCACCGCGCCCTCGTCACCGCCGCCCTCGCGGAGGGAGAGTCCCGCATCCTCGGGCCCCTCAGGTCAGGGGACACGGCCAGGACGCGGGAGGGCCTCGCCGCCCTCGGCGTCGGGACAACAGACGACGGTGACGACGTCCTCGTCCGGGGTTGTGGGGGCGTCCTCCCCCTCGAAGGCCCCGTCACGGTGGACGCCGGCGACTCGGGGACGAGTCTCCGTTTCCTCGCCGGCCTGGCCACCCTCTCGCCCTGGCCTGTCACCCTCACCGGGAGTCTGCGCATGCAGGAGAGGCCGGTCGGCCCCCTCGGCGACGCCATCGCCGCCCTCGGCGGGAGTGTCGCCTATGAGAAGAAACCGGGCTGTCCCCCGGTGACGGTCACGGGGCCTGTTCGGGGCGGCGCCGCCGCGATGCGGGGCGACGTCTCCAGCCAGTTCATCTCGGCCCTCCTGATTGCCGCCCCCTGCTATGCAGAGGGCCTCGACCTCTCTCTCACCACCCCGCCGGTCTCGGCGTCGTACCTCGACCTGACGGCCGCGGTGATGGGGGCCTTCGGCGTTCCCGTGGAGAGGGGGGGGGAGGACCGTTTCATCGTGAGGCCGGGCCTGTACAGGGGTCGTCCCTATTCGGTCGAGGGTGACTGGTCCTCGGCCTCTTACTTCTTTGCCATCGCCGCCGTCTGCGGAGGGCGGGTGGCGGTGAGAAACCTCGACCTCTCCTCTCTCCAGGGCGACCGCCTCTTCCTCGACGCCCTTGTGAGGATGGGCTGTCGCGTTCGTGCGGCTGAAAATACCGTCATCCTCGAGTCGGACGGCGACCTCGACGGGATCACTATTGACATGGCCGCCTCGCCGGACACCGTCCAGACCCTCGCGGCGGTGGCGGCCTTTGCCCGCGGGCCGACGACGATCGCCGGCATCTCTCACCTCAGGTACAAGGAGAGTGATCGGGTCGCGGCGGTCGTGCGGGTGTTGCGGGGCCTAGGCAGCCGCGTCGCCGTCGAGGAGGACGCACTGACCATCACCCCCACCCCTCTGTGGGGCGGCGTCGTGGACCCGGCGAACGACCACAGGACGGCGATGAGTGCGGCCGTGATCGGCCTCGGCGCTGGAAACGTGAAGATTCTCCATGCAGAATGCGTGGACAAGTCCTTCCCCGGTTTCTGGGATTCTTTGCAGGGGGCGGGGCTGCTGTGA